From the genome of Verrucomicrobiota bacterium, one region includes:
- a CDS encoding Gfo/Idh/MocA family oxidoreductase: MNLHRSLKTGPSSRRAFLQTVSAAAAVAPLVVPGRVLGLDGNVAPSNRITVGFIGTGRQTIYANIPGFLKEDDCQGVAVCDVDSWRMGVAKKNIEEFYAKKAASGNFKGCATFSDWRELLADKSIDAVMIGSPDHWHVIQAMAALRAGKDVACEKPLTRNIAAGRKMSDLVAKTGRMFRTDSEFRSNKACHRVVEMVRNGKIGKLQRIITGTPKDTTLASQPDMPVPKELNYDMWLGPAPLAPYTEKRVHAPQQPPNKTRPGWLAITDYADGMLANWGAHLNDIAMWANNTEHTGPIEIQATGTYPPKGNLWDVIQTFEAHFLYANGVTLTCKTDKPYMRFEGTEGWVQVVYPTQIDAEPESLLTWKPGPSDLHLPFKHSEKRDFLDAVKSRQQPLYTCEGGHRNNSLSHLALAAIAVGRKLKWDPVKEVVIGDAEANQALAPKPLRAPWVVS, from the coding sequence ATGAATCTCCATCGCTCTCTCAAAACAGGCCCGTCATCCCGCCGGGCGTTCCTGCAAACCGTCTCTGCCGCCGCCGCAGTGGCTCCGCTGGTGGTGCCCGGAAGAGTGCTCGGCTTGGATGGCAACGTCGCTCCCAGCAACCGCATTACCGTCGGCTTCATTGGCACCGGTCGCCAGACCATTTACGCCAATATTCCCGGTTTTCTCAAGGAAGACGATTGTCAGGGCGTGGCCGTGTGCGACGTGGATTCCTGGCGCATGGGCGTTGCCAAAAAGAACATCGAGGAGTTCTACGCCAAAAAAGCTGCCTCCGGAAATTTCAAAGGCTGCGCCACGTTCAGTGATTGGCGTGAGTTGCTGGCGGATAAAAGTATTGACGCTGTGATGATCGGGAGTCCCGATCACTGGCATGTTATCCAAGCCATGGCCGCGTTGCGCGCGGGCAAGGATGTTGCCTGCGAAAAACCGCTCACCCGCAACATCGCCGCCGGTCGCAAGATGAGCGATCTCGTTGCAAAGACTGGCCGCATGTTCCGCACCGATAGCGAATTTCGATCCAACAAAGCCTGCCATCGCGTGGTGGAAATGGTGCGCAACGGGAAGATCGGCAAGCTCCAACGCATTATTACCGGCACGCCAAAAGACACCACGCTAGCATCGCAGCCGGATATGCCAGTGCCCAAGGAATTGAATTACGACATGTGGCTGGGACCGGCCCCCTTGGCACCGTACACCGAGAAGCGCGTTCACGCCCCGCAGCAGCCTCCCAACAAGACCCGCCCCGGGTGGTTAGCGATCACGGATTATGCGGACGGGATGCTGGCCAACTGGGGCGCGCACCTGAATGACATTGCCATGTGGGCCAATAATACGGAACACACCGGCCCGATTGAAATCCAAGCCACCGGCACCTATCCGCCCAAGGGCAACCTATGGGATGTCATCCAGACCTTTGAGGCGCACTTCCTGTATGCCAACGGCGTAACACTCACCTGCAAAACCGACAAGCCCTATATGCGCTTTGAGGGCACCGAAGGCTGGGTTCAAGTGGTGTATCCCACCCAGATTGATGCCGAACCAGAATCGCTTTTAACCTGGAAGCCCGGCCCGAGTGACCTGCATCTGCCGTTTAAGCACAGCGAGAAGCGTGACTTCTTGGATGCGGTTAAATCCCGTCAGCAGCCGCTTTACACCTGCGAAGGCGGACACCGTAATAATTCGTTGTCGCATTTGGCGCTGGCGGCGATCGCGGTGGGGCGGAAGCTCAAATGGGACCCGGTCAAAGAAGTGGTGATTGGCGACGCCGAAGCCAACCAGGCGCTGGCGCCCAAACCGCTACGTGCCCCTTGGGTGGTCAGTTAG